TCAGGCTCTAAGGTGTCAGAGATGACATAGCTTGTTTCCAGATGAAGAGTGTAAGAGCTTTTCTAGTCTATGCAGTTCTCAGGGTTCAAACCTGAGGATGAAGACTAGGTATTATCTTTAAGGAGATGATATCTATCCTGGTGTCCATGGCGCAGTGGAACCACGCCGATCCATCTCGAACTCGGTTGTGAAACGCTGCAGCGGCAACGATATTTGGGGGGTAGCCCCCTGAGAAAATAGCTCGATGCCAGGTAAAACTTCATCCGTAAGGACATAAAAAGGCCGCCCGCTGGGTGGCCTTTTTTGTGCCTTTTTTTATGAGCGGTGTACGTGCACCTGCTTCCAGTTGCCTGACTGTTTTTGCCAGATCCGTGTTTCGCAGCAGCTGGCAGTAATCGCAGAAGCTTCCACCATTCTTTGGGTGAGCCGGGTGTAGCTCAAAACCACGGCGTCATCGCCCAACCAGCGCAGGTGGCATCCGGCCATGGTCACGTTGACGCTGGCGGCAGTTTGCGCAGAATTCTCGGGAAAGTAAAAGCGGTGGAAGGGCAGTCCTTCCACAATGATGCCGTTGGTTTCTGCTTCAAAGCAACTCAAGTCTTCGCTGCAATAGCTCGCATAGCTGCTCCAGTCGCCCTTCACTACGCTGTTGAGCATGGCCTGGTTGATGGCGATTATTTCTTGGTCGCGCACGCTTTGGTTCAAGGCTCGAGTTCCAGTTCACCCAAGGAGCCTATCTTCCTAAATGGCCCTGGGTCGCGGGCCGGGTTGCCATCTCGATCACTGAAGTAAACCTCCATGCCAGCCCTATGGGCGGCTTCGCATTCGGCTAGGGAATCACTTAGAAAAAGTATGCACATTGCATCTACTTTCATTTCGGCTGCGATTTTTAAATAGCTTTCCGTAACTTGCTTTTGGCCAATGCGGGTGTCAAACCAATGGCTAAAAAGGTGCCCTAAATCACCGGATTCACTATGGCCATAGAGCAGCTTTTGGGCCGTAACCGATCCTGAGGAATAGACAGCCAATATTTTGCCTTGCTTGTGCCATTTCTGCAGCACATCTGGCACGTCTGCAAATAGGGGTGCAATCAGTTCTTTGCTGGCGTAGCCAGCCTGCCAGATCAGCCCCTGCAGTTCCTTCAATTCGCTCAGCTTGCGATCCTGCTGGATGAGCAGTTGCAGGTAGTCGACAACATCGGCTTTTGGCCCTTTTCCAGTGGTTGCATCCACCACCCGTCTTGAGAGCAGTTGTTGGGCTTCTGGGCCCGTATCTTCTGTCAAGGCCTTTTCTGCCCCTTCGATTAGGTGTTCCAGCTCTGGCTCGCCCCGATGTTTCTCGACATAGGGCCGTAGCGATTTTGCCGCATAGGGAAAGAGGGTTTCGGCCACAAAGCTCACCGGGCAGGTGGTGCCTTCGATATCAAGGAGTAGATGGCTGATTGTCATGGTCCTAGCGGTTAGGGCTAGCAGTTAGGGCTAGCGGTTAGTGGCGGCCAAGGATTGGAGCAGGGTCCTGCGCCACTGTTGCTCCAGCAGGAACTCCAGTATTTCCAGATGTCTTTTAGCCATGGTCAGGTTTTGGCCCCAGGCATAGAGCCCGTGGCCTGCGATTAATAGGCCATGGGGCGCCTGGGGGATTAGGGGTTTGGCGTGGGCGCTTAGCCGTTTGATGTCCTGGTCGTTGGCAAGCACCGGTATCAGCACCTTGGCGTTATGGCTGGTGATGCCCTCGAGGCCCTTGAGCATTTCCAGGCCGCCAATCTCAACTCCTGCAATCCCAGTGACCCCGCTAATCCCAGCGACCCCGCTAATCCCAGCTGCGGCGGCTCCCCCACCACCTTGTTTCTGGTTTTCGAGCGCTAGGGCCGAGAGCAGGGTGGCTGCCTGGGAGTGGGTATGGAGCACTGCCCCGGCGTTGGAGTTTTTGACAATCGCCAAGTGCAGCAGGGTTTCTGCTGAGGCCTTGCCGCTGCCCCGCAGCACCTGCCCCGTGCCATCCACCCAGATCAACTGCCCCGGGCTGACTGATCCCTTATCGACACCGCTCGGTGCCATCAACAGCTGCAGCGGTTCGCGTTGGGCAACGCAGCTGAAGTTTCCCCCCGTGCCATCGCACCAACCCCGGCCATGGATGGCCGCCATTACCCCGCACAGGGCTACTTCTAGGTGGCTTGCTTCTTCACTCATCAGCTGCAATCTATCCCTGGCAATTGGGGCACCAGTGGCTGCTGCGCCCCCCCAGCTTTTCGCGCTGGATGGGTCCGCCGCACACCCGGCAGGGTTGGCCGCTGCGCCTGTAAACGAGGGCCTGGCCCCCGTAGTTGCCATTGGTGCCAGTGAGGTCGCGGAAATCACTGAAGGTGGTGCCACCGGCTCCAATGCTGCGCTCCAGCACTTCCACCAGGGCCTGGCGCAGGCTTTCCAATTTCCCTACCCCCAACCTGCCGCTCGGCGTATGGGGGCGAATGCCGGCACTAAACAGTGATTCGTCGGCATAGATATTGCCCACTCCCGCCACCAGGGCCTGATCCAGCAGGGCTGTCTTAATCGGCCGGCTCGAGCCCTTGAGCTTGTCTCTCAGGTAGGTGGCACTGAAATCTGCGCTGAAGGGTTCGGGCCCCAGCCGTTGCAGCCCCGTGATCACCGATTCGATCGGCACCGCCGGCGGCACCCACCACATCTGGCCAAAGCTGCGCATGTCCACAAAGCGCAGTTCTTGGCCCTGGTTATCCCAGAGCTGGACGCGGGTGTGCTTCCCAAGGGGCGCCTGCGCCCCAGCCCCTGGGCTGCCTAGCCAGAGGAATTGGCCGGTCATGCGCAGGTGCACGCCCCAGTGGCCCCCATCCTTGCCATCGCGCCACAGACTGGCGCTGAGGTACTTGCCCCGCCGGCTCCAGATGCCCACCTGGCAGCCCTCGAGGCCGGTGGCGAATGCCTCGGGACTGGCTGGATGGGCAATGGCCCTGGCCCGATGAACCGCCACCTTGGCTATCTCAAAGCCGGCGGTTTTTTGCTCTAACCCGCGCCTTACGGTTTCGACTTCGGGAAGTTCCGGCATCTATCTAT
This genomic interval from Cyanobium sp. WAJ14-Wanaka contains the following:
- a CDS encoding DNA-formamidopyrimidine glycosylase → MPELPEVETVRRGLEQKTAGFEIAKVAVHRARAIAHPASPEAFATGLEGCQVGIWSRRGKYLSASLWRDGKDGGHWGVHLRMTGQFLWLGSPGAGAQAPLGKHTRVQLWDNQGQELRFVDMRSFGQMWWVPPAVPIESVITGLQRLGPEPFSADFSATYLRDKLKGSSRPIKTALLDQALVAGVGNIYADESLFSAGIRPHTPSGRLGVGKLESLRQALVEVLERSIGAGGTTFSDFRDLTGTNGNYGGQALVYRRSGQPCRVCGGPIQREKLGGRSSHWCPNCQG
- a CDS encoding DUF4440 domain-containing protein, coding for MNQSVRDQEIIAINQAMLNSVVKGDWSSYASYCSEDLSCFEAETNGIIVEGLPFHRFYFPENSAQTAASVNVTMAGCHLRWLGDDAVVLSYTRLTQRMVEASAITASCCETRIWQKQSGNWKQVHVHRS
- a CDS encoding class II aldolase/adducin family protein, which gives rise to MSEEASHLEVALCGVMAAIHGRGWCDGTGGNFSCVAQREPLQLLMAPSGVDKGSVSPGQLIWVDGTGQVLRGSGKASAETLLHLAIVKNSNAGAVLHTHSQAATLLSALALENQKQGGGGAAAAGISGVAGISGVTGIAGVEIGGLEMLKGLEGITSHNAKVLIPVLANDQDIKRLSAHAKPLIPQAPHGLLIAGHGLYAWGQNLTMAKRHLEILEFLLEQQWRRTLLQSLAATNR
- the mtnC gene encoding acireductone synthase, encoding MTISHLLLDIEGTTCPVSFVAETLFPYAAKSLRPYVEKHRGEPELEHLIEGAEKALTEDTGPEAQQLLSRRVVDATTGKGPKADVVDYLQLLIQQDRKLSELKELQGLIWQAGYASKELIAPLFADVPDVLQKWHKQGKILAVYSSGSVTAQKLLYGHSESGDLGHLFSHWFDTRIGQKQVTESYLKIAAEMKVDAMCILFLSDSLAECEAAHRAGMEVYFSDRDGNPARDPGPFRKIGSLGELELEP